The Amycolatopsis sp. DG1A-15b genome contains the following window.
TGCCCAGGGGACATCACTGGGAGGCTGACATGCAGGTCGAGCTGTCCGCGGGCACCGTCGAGTACACCGACACGGGCGGGGCGGGCCCGGCCGTGGTCTTCGTCCACGGTCTGCTGATGGACGGCTCGCTGTGGGACGCCCCGCTGGCCGGCCTCGACGACATCCGGTGCGTCGTCCCGACGCTGCCCCTGGGCGCCCACCGGCATCCGATGCGCGACGACGCCGACCTGTCGCTGCCCGGCCTCGCGCGGCTGCTCGCGGAGTTCCTGGAGCGTCTCGACCTGCGGGACGTCACCCTGGTCGGCGTCGACACCGGCGGCGCGCTGGTGCAGCTGCTCATGGCGGACGACGCGCCCCGGGTCGGCCGCGTCGTGCTCGCGTCCTGCGACGCGTTCGACAACTTCCCGCCCGGCCTCACCGGCAAAACCCTGTTCCTGACCGGAAAACTCCCGCCGCGCCTGTTCGGGGCGTTCATGCAGCAGATGCGGCTGCGCGCGGTGCGCCGGCTCCCGATCGCCTTCGGGTGGCTGACGAAACGCGGCGACGCCGTCACGGCCCGCTGGATCCGGCCGCTGCTGAGCCAGCCCGGCATCCGCCGCGACACGGTCCGCGTCCTGCGGTCGGCGGCCGCCGCGCCGGGCATCCTGCTGGAGGTGGCCGAGCGGCTGCCGGGCTTCGACCGGCCGGCGCTGGTCGTCTGGGCAACCGAGGACCGCGTGATGCCCCTCGAGCACGGCCGGCGGCTGGCCGCCCTGCTCCCCCAGGGAAAGCTCGTCGAAGTGGCCGACAGCTACACGCTGCTGCCGCTCGACCAGCCGGCGGAGTTCGCGCGGCTGGTCCGGGGGTTCACAGCCGGCTGAGGCCGTGCAGGATGCGCTTCATCAGGTCCATGCTCGGCCGGTTGCCGTTGCCCCGCTTCGCCGTGTGCACGGCGACGAGGCCGCGGTCGGCGAGGTCGGAGAGCAGCACCCGCGCGACCCCGAGCGGCAGCCGCCGCCGCGCGGCCACCTCGGCCACCGACTGCGAAGTGCGGCACAGCACGCAAATTTCCGACTCTTCGGGCGTGCTGCCCCGCGTCATGGCCCGCCCCCGCGCGGTGGTCGAGACGAGCGTCTCGACGGGGAGGTCCCGCGTCGGGCGCGTCCGGCCATGGGTGCGGAAGTACGGACGGACGAGCCCCGCCGCTCCTCCGTCTTCGAGCGCGGTCCCCCAGTGCACAGCCAGCTCCTCACGGCGATTAATCCTTGTAGGCGATTATTCGACACCGTGATCGACTCCACCGCAATCGACCGAACAGGCTAACGGACGGTAAACTGCACGTCAGGGCGACACCGTTGAACGACACCACTCCGCCGGGCGAAGGTCATCCAGCGGGGTTATCAGAGTTCTGACAACACGGCCGGCTTCCGCGCCTTCCGGGCGCGGGCCAGCAGGCGCGTCATCCGCCGCCGCCACCACCGGGCGGCGGCGAACTCCTGTCGGACCTCGGCCATGCGTGCGCGGAGGTAGGTGTCGGTGATCATCTCGGCTCCCCTGGTCGTCCGTGCCGCCACGGTGCGCCGGGGCCATTGGGAAAACCTTGCCCGGACCTTGCCCGCGGGACGCCGATCCGCTACGCCTGAGGCAGGGAGGGACCGGTCGTGGTGGAACTGCGGGTGCTGGGCGCCGTCGAGGTCGTGGCCGGTGGCGCCCGGCTCGACATCGGGCACGCGCGGCAGCGTGACGTGCTGGCGGTGCTGCTCCTCGACGCCGGCCGGGCGGTCCCGGTCGACCGGCTCGTCGACCGGGTCTGGGGCGAACGGCCACCGCGGCAGCCGAGGAACTCGCTGTACGCGTACGTCTCGCGGCTGCGTGCGCTGCTGAGCGCGTTGGACGGCGTGACGATCGAGCGCGAGCGTGACGGCTACCGCCTCGTCGCCGATCCGCTGGTGGTGGACGTCCACCGGTTCGAAAGCCTCCTCCGGCGGGCGAGGACGACGGCGGACGACCACGCCGCGCTCGCGCTGTACGACGAGGCCTTGGCGCTTTGGCGGGGAACGCCGCTCAGCGAGCTGGACTCGCCGTGGGTGCACGGTGTCCGCGGCGAGCTGGAGCGCAAGCGCGAAGCGGCCCTGCTCGACCGCGACGACCTCCGGCTGCGCACCGGCGCCCACGCCGCCGTGCTCGCCCAGCCCGTCCCGGACGGCGTCAGCGGCGAACGGGCGGCGGCGCAGCGGATCGAAGCGCTGTTCCTCGACGGCCGTCCGGCCGACGCGCTGCGCGAGTACGAACAGGTCCGGGCCCGCCTGGCGGACGAGCTCGGCGCCGACCCGGGACCGCGGCTGCGCGGCCTGCACGAACGCATCCTGACCGGCGGCGGCACCGGTCCGGAACCGCGGCAGCTCCCGGCCGCGGCACCCGCGTTCTCCGGGCGCACCGCCGAACTGGCGGCCCTCGACCGGATGCTGGCCCGTGACGGCGCCGTCGCGGTGATCTCCGGCGCGGGCGGTCTCGGGAAGACGTGGCTGGCCGTGCGGTGGGCGACCGACCACGCGAGCCGGTTCCCCGGCGGCCAGTTGTACGCCGACCTGCGCGGCTTCGACCCGGTCCGCGAACCGGTGCCCGCCGAGCGCGCCGTCCGTGGCTTCCTCGGCGCGCTGGGCGTCGCGCCGGCGTCGATCCCGCCGGAGCCGGACGGGCAGGCGGCGCTGTACCGCAGCCTCACGGCCCGCCGGCGGCTGCTCGTGGTGCTCGACAACGCGCGGGACACCCGGCACGTGACGCCGTTGCTGCCCGGCGGGACGTCCTGTTCGGTCCTCGTCACCAGCCGGCACGAGCTCGGCGGCCTGCTCACCACGCACGGCGCGAGCGCGCTGCCACTGCGCACGCTCGACGAAGAGCAGGCGCGGGAGCTGCTCGCGCACAAGCTGGGCGCGGCCCGGCTGGCCGAAGAACCCGAGGCGGCGCAGGAGATCCTCGGCCTGTGCGGCGGACTGGCCCTGGCGCTGGCGATCGTCGCCGCGCGCGTCGCGGCCCAGCCGCAGCGGCGGCTCGCCGCGCTGGCCGCCGAGCTGCGCGAAAGCCGGCTGGACGCCCTGGACACCGGGGAGCTGGCCGCGAGCCTGCGGGCGGTGTTCGACGCCTCCTACCGGTCTCTCCCGCCGGCCGCGGCCGCCGCGTTCCGCCTCCTCGGCCTGGTCCCCGCCGAGGACATCGGCCGCGCGGCCGCGACGGCCCTGCTCGGGGACGCCCGGGCCGTGCGGGTGCTGTGCGCGGCCAACCTCCTGGAGGAGCACCAGCCGGGCCGCTTCCGGATGCACGACCTGGTCAAGCTCTACGCCGCCGAGCTGGTGGCGGCCGACGACCCCGCCGTCCGGCTCACGGCGTCGACCCGGCTGTTCGACCACTACCTGAGCTGGGCGTCGGCGGCGATGGACCGGTTCTCGCCGCACGAGCCGTAC
Protein-coding sequences here:
- a CDS encoding alpha/beta hydrolase; amino-acid sequence: MQVELSAGTVEYTDTGGAGPAVVFVHGLLMDGSLWDAPLAGLDDIRCVVPTLPLGAHRHPMRDDADLSLPGLARLLAEFLERLDLRDVTLVGVDTGGALVQLLMADDAPRVGRVVLASCDAFDNFPPGLTGKTLFLTGKLPPRLFGAFMQQMRLRAVRRLPIAFGWLTKRGDAVTARWIRPLLSQPGIRRDTVRVLRSAAAAPGILLEVAERLPGFDRPALVVWATEDRVMPLEHGRRLAALLPQGKLVEVADSYTLLPLDQPAEFARLVRGFTAG
- a CDS encoding DUF742 domain-containing protein; this encodes MHWGTALEDGGAAGLVRPYFRTHGRTRPTRDLPVETLVSTTARGRAMTRGSTPEESEICVLCRTSQSVAEVAARRRLPLGVARVLLSDLADRGLVAVHTAKRGNGNRPSMDLMKRILHGLSRL
- a CDS encoding tetratricopeptide repeat protein, whose translation is MVELRVLGAVEVVAGGARLDIGHARQRDVLAVLLLDAGRAVPVDRLVDRVWGERPPRQPRNSLYAYVSRLRALLSALDGVTIERERDGYRLVADPLVVDVHRFESLLRRARTTADDHAALALYDEALALWRGTPLSELDSPWVHGVRGELERKREAALLDRDDLRLRTGAHAAVLAQPVPDGVSGERAAAQRIEALFLDGRPADALREYEQVRARLADELGADPGPRLRGLHERILTGGGTGPEPRQLPAAAPAFSGRTAELAALDRMLARDGAVAVISGAGGLGKTWLAVRWATDHASRFPGGQLYADLRGFDPVREPVPAERAVRGFLGALGVAPASIPPEPDGQAALYRSLTARRRLLVVLDNARDTRHVTPLLPGGTSCSVLVTSRHELGGLLTTHGASALPLRTLDEEQARELLAHKLGAARLAEEPEAAQEILGLCGGLALALAIVAARVAAQPQRRLAALAAELRESRLDALDTGELAASLRAVFDASYRSLPPAAAAAFRLLGLVPAEDIGRAAATALLGDARAVRVLCAANLLEEHQPGRFRMHDLVKLYAAELVAADDPAVRLTASTRLFDHYLSWASAAMDRFSPHEPYLRPPMAGPRPSFASGEAARAWLDAERATMLALAASAPEALAGHVVRLSATLWRYLYIAAHHYEALALHTTALALTRPGTRERGFADHAVGMTLSFLGRFDAAAEHLEQALSLALQQGNDLLESMTRNSIATIEDIRGHRPEAREQLDLALAAARRTGHALLEGIALCNIGEHHRWCGNHVKAVEYLRQSGRIAENLGSAGLGAPVLAALGSAYAGLGRPKQADDHFRRALEFARTGGNTNLEVSALNDLAATKTGDEAISLYEKALALTRRTGHLRERAIAQHGLGVAHRAAGNHLEATSHLQAALVAYAELRAPEAEEVRGLLGESGG